From Candidatus Nitrosotenuis cloacae, a single genomic window includes:
- a CDS encoding Lrp/AsnC family transcriptional regulator, translated as MSAAYVLVHCDMGYEESVISEIKSIKSVKEVRGVFGAYDIVVKVEAPSSEILEDVITTKIRRIDRIRSTLTLPIIAGQG; from the coding sequence ATGTCGGCAGCTTACGTCTTGGTTCACTGCGATATGGGGTATGAGGAGAGTGTGATATCTGAGATCAAATCGATAAAAAGCGTCAAGGAGGTTAGAGGTGTGTTTGGCGCATATGATATCGTGGTGAAGGTCGAGGCACCGTCAAGTGAGATATTGGAGGATGTGATAACTACAAAAATTCGGCGGATAGACCGGATACGCTCTACTCTCACACTGCCGATAATTGCGGGCCAAGGATGA
- a CDS encoding TRAM domain-containing protein, whose amino-acid sequence MSFNDNSERQNRRFGGGYRGGGGGRRFNNDRQFDDTPKPVETGKEYDVSITETSRQGDGIARIDGFVIFVKGGQPGQETKVKITQVGRRFAIAEIA is encoded by the coding sequence ATGAGCTTTAACGATAATTCCGAACGACAGAATCGAAGATTCGGTGGCGGATACAGAGGCGGCGGTGGCGGCAGACGTTTTAACAACGATAGACAGTTTGACGACACTCCAAAACCAGTAGAAACTGGCAAAGAGTACGACGTATCCATTACTGAAACAAGTAGACAAGGAGACGGAATCGCAAGAATAGATGGATTTGTCATATTTGTGAAGGGCGGACAGCCTGGTCAAGAGACGAAAGTCAAGATCACACAAGTAGGCAGACGATTTGCTATTGCAGAGATTGCATAA